From uncultured Bacteroides sp., a single genomic window includes:
- a CDS encoding family 65 glycosyl hydrolase domain-containing protein, translating into MKKHLKTDEWNIIEEDFHAKNLRDSESIFSMGNGRIGQRGNFEETYTGDTLQGSYIAGIYFQDRTRVGWWKNGYPRYFSRMPNAPYWSGINLRLIDEELNLEVWDVDKFQRKLLMKEGTSERTFTVTSPKGHTLQIHVERFYSMTQLNLCLIKYSVTSVNYEGKISLLPYINGDVIHESSNFNEKMWNIILAETTHEHALLWTQTKREDSQVCCATTYQLFKNSKEITTRPIRIEKEKLVGFSIGSDVKPGETLSLIKYTSVISSLYCDRKKLVDQSVYEAEKAKSTGWDKLIEEQHKEWNNIWHSMDVRIEGDEEVQQAIRFNIFQIRQNYKGDNPGLNIGSKGFTGEKYGGNTQWNTELCCIPYFLLAGSENLAINLLLYRYNHLPKAIENAEKLGFTNGAALYPMVTMDGVECHNEWEITFEEIHRNGIIAFTIDLYTNFTGKTDYVAKYGLEVLIAISRFWSQRVSFSTPKQKYVILGVTGPNEYENNVDNNWYTNYSCIKNLKSTIHYLELVKKDYPEDYQRVLQKTNFDPEEIKRWKDIIENMYFPEDKERGIFVQQDGYMDKELNVVADIDPSDRPISQHWSWDRILRSCFIKQSDVLLGIYLYRNDFDMETVKKNFLFYEPRTLHESSLSYFVHSILAARIGDIDQAYDLFLKATRLDLDDYNNDLKEGLHITSMPGSWLALVEGFAGMKLKNGKASFEPIIPHKWKSYRFKVNFNGYFLLLKISHKEMEVTNLANTDVCIQVFSKSYTIKANALLLISINRNEK; encoded by the coding sequence ATGAAAAAACACCTTAAAACAGACGAATGGAATATTATCGAAGAAGATTTCCATGCTAAGAATCTGAGAGACTCTGAAAGTATATTTAGTATGGGGAACGGAAGAATAGGCCAGCGGGGAAACTTTGAGGAAACTTATACAGGAGATACACTCCAAGGTTCTTATATCGCGGGTATTTATTTTCAGGACCGCACACGTGTAGGATGGTGGAAGAACGGATATCCTCGTTATTTTTCGCGTATGCCTAATGCACCGTACTGGAGTGGCATTAATCTTCGGTTAATCGATGAAGAGCTCAATCTGGAAGTATGGGATGTAGATAAATTCCAGCGAAAGCTTTTAATGAAAGAAGGTACATCTGAACGGACCTTTACAGTTACTTCTCCCAAAGGACACACCTTGCAAATTCATGTGGAACGCTTTTACAGTATGACTCAGTTGAATCTTTGTCTGATAAAATACAGCGTTACTTCCGTTAACTATGAAGGAAAAATATCGCTTCTCCCCTATATCAATGGAGATGTAATACATGAAAGTTCCAATTTTAATGAAAAGATGTGGAATATTATCCTTGCAGAAACAACACATGAACATGCTTTATTGTGGACTCAGACAAAACGGGAAGATTCTCAGGTATGTTGTGCCACAACTTATCAATTATTCAAGAACAGTAAAGAAATAACTACCCGGCCAATCAGAATTGAAAAAGAAAAACTGGTAGGTTTTAGTATTGGAAGCGATGTTAAACCCGGCGAGACTTTATCTTTGATTAAATACACCTCTGTTATATCTTCCCTTTATTGTGATAGAAAAAAACTGGTTGATCAGTCTGTTTATGAAGCTGAGAAAGCTAAAAGTACCGGATGGGACAAACTAATAGAAGAACAACATAAAGAATGGAACAATATCTGGCATTCAATGGATGTACGGATTGAGGGAGATGAAGAAGTTCAGCAAGCAATCCGCTTCAACATCTTTCAGATACGTCAGAATTACAAAGGTGATAACCCTGGTTTAAACATCGGTTCAAAAGGATTTACCGGTGAAAAATACGGAGGAAATACTCAATGGAACACAGAGTTGTGCTGTATTCCCTATTTTTTGCTTGCCGGTTCGGAGAATCTGGCAATAAACTTGTTGCTTTACAGGTACAATCATTTGCCTAAAGCAATAGAAAATGCAGAAAAACTAGGATTCACAAATGGTGCTGCCCTTTATCCAATGGTAACAATGGATGGAGTAGAGTGCCATAACGAATGGGAAATTACTTTTGAAGAAATTCACCGTAATGGTATCATTGCATTTACCATTGATTTATACACTAATTTTACCGGAAAAACAGATTATGTGGCTAAATATGGTCTTGAAGTTCTAATTGCAATCTCAAGATTCTGGAGTCAAAGAGTAAGTTTCTCCACACCAAAGCAGAAATATGTGATATTAGGAGTGACTGGTCCTAATGAATATGAAAATAATGTAGATAATAACTGGTACACCAATTACAGCTGTATTAAGAATCTAAAATCAACCATTCACTATCTGGAATTAGTAAAAAAGGATTATCCTGAAGACTATCAGAGAGTTCTGCAGAAAACCAATTTTGATCCGGAAGAAATAAAGAGATGGAAAGACATTATAGAAAACATGTATTTCCCTGAAGATAAAGAAAGAGGAATATTTGTTCAACAGGACGGATACATGGACAAAGAACTAAATGTGGTTGCAGACATAGATCCATCAGATCGCCCCATCAGCCAGCATTGGTCCTGGGACAGAATTCTTCGCTCTTGCTTTATTAAACAAAGTGATGTTCTTCTGGGTATTTATCTGTACCGGAATGATTTTGATATGGAAACAGTGAAAAAGAATTTTCTTTTTTATGAACCGCGCACTCTTCACGAATCTTCCCTCTCCTACTTTGTACATTCTATTCTGGCTGCCCGGATAGGAGATATTGATCAAGCTTATGATTTATTTCTAAAAGCCACCCGTCTGGACTTAGACGATTATAACAACGATCTTAAAGAGGGGCTTCATATTACCAGTATGCCTGGTAGTTGGCTGGCATTAGTTGAAGGTTTTGCCGGTATGAAATTAAAAAACGG
- a CDS encoding SusC/RagA family TonB-linked outer membrane protein, with protein sequence MKQVNLRIWKTILPLLLGLFLSVNAFAQQMSVKGSVKDVKGEPIIGANITVKGTTIGTISDIDGNFALQVSKGSTLVIKFIGYKTVTEIVNSSTIHIAMEEDAVLVSDVVVVGYAIGSKRTLSGAVQKVERKDMNTGVIANPLAAMKGKVAGVNIQTVGGDPTASPSIRVRGTTSLTGGNDPLVIIDGVFGDLNMLNAISPSDIDSFTVLKDASETAQYGSRGASGVIVVTTIKGKFGTKTLSYDGSFGVESIFKNLKMLSADQYRSYAKGLNLGITDMGANTNFIDEMEHSGYTQTHRLSFGGGTDDSNYRVSLGMIDQLGTIKNNEMQNYTAKFDAAQNYFNNKVKLEFGMFGSYKQNRYVNDYQKTFYSAASFNPTYPNHMNDAGVWDENANANEVQNPLGRLDIDDRETNAYVNTNARITWSIIDGLKLSAFGSYTYNVKENKKYIPNTIKAGLTNRGEAYRGDNKAQSMLANLMLTYKKDINKHHIDLLGLSEIQKVINTGFGTTVNGFATDAFSYNNLKAGAVLNWGGTTSYYNDPKLASFMGRANYVYDDKYIATINARTDGSSKVGKNNKWGFFPSASLAWVINREDFMKDIKVINNLKLRAGYGLTGNQDAIDSYTSMMLVSPYKTTSFNGTSYVTTNIARNANPDLKWEVKKTFDVGIDLGLLDNRITLTADYYNSKTTDMLYNYSVSVPPFAYNTLLANLGAMRNTGVELALGFVPLKNKDMELNVNTNLSFQKNKLLSLEGSYNYNGTNEALTTAQYMSLSSMNGAGFIGGYNNVVYQMVGQPVGVFYLPKCNGLVDNGFGDKSYNVVDLDKDGKINLADGKDRYVAGQAFPKLLLGANISFRYKAFDIAVQMNGAFGQKIYNGTSLTYMNMSQFPTYNVIQGAPERNIKDQTVTDYWLESGDYLHFDYVTLGWNVPVKKYLNNLRLTFSVNNLATITNYSGLSPMINCNTVGNDLGMDDKRFYPLSRTYSLGLSVNF encoded by the coding sequence ATGAAGCAAGTTAATCTTAGAATCTGGAAAACGATTCTTCCCCTGTTGCTAGGGCTGTTCTTGTCGGTAAACGCATTTGCACAACAGATGTCTGTTAAGGGATCTGTTAAGGATGTAAAGGGCGAGCCAATTATTGGCGCGAATATTACTGTGAAAGGTACAACAATTGGTACTATTTCTGATATTGATGGCAATTTTGCTCTACAAGTATCAAAAGGTTCTACTTTAGTAATTAAGTTCATTGGTTACAAAACTGTAACAGAAATCGTGAATTCATCTACCATTCATATTGCAATGGAAGAAGATGCAGTGCTTGTAAGCGATGTAGTAGTTGTTGGTTATGCTATTGGTAGTAAAAGGACTCTTTCCGGTGCTGTTCAGAAAGTTGAACGGAAAGACATGAATACCGGTGTCATTGCTAATCCGCTTGCTGCAATGAAAGGCAAGGTAGCCGGTGTTAATATTCAAACAGTTGGTGGCGACCCTACTGCCTCTCCATCTATTCGTGTACGTGGTACTACTTCATTGACAGGTGGTAATGATCCATTGGTTATTATTGATGGCGTATTTGGTGATCTGAATATGCTGAATGCTATCTCTCCATCTGATATTGACAGCTTTACTGTTTTGAAGGATGCATCTGAAACTGCTCAGTATGGATCTCGTGGTGCATCTGGTGTTATTGTTGTTACTACTATAAAAGGTAAATTTGGAACAAAAACATTGAGCTATGATGGTAGCTTTGGTGTTGAATCAATATTCAAAAACCTGAAAATGCTGTCTGCTGACCAATATCGTTCATATGCAAAAGGTTTAAATTTAGGCATTACTGATATGGGTGCCAACACTAATTTTATTGATGAGATGGAGCATAGCGGTTATACTCAGACACACCGTCTTTCTTTTGGAGGTGGAACGGATGATTCAAACTATCGTGTATCTTTAGGTATGATTGATCAGCTGGGTACCATCAAGAATAATGAGATGCAGAATTATACAGCCAAGTTTGATGCAGCTCAGAACTACTTTAATAATAAAGTAAAATTAGAATTTGGCATGTTTGGATCTTACAAACAGAACCGTTATGTAAATGACTATCAGAAGACTTTCTATTCTGCAGCTTCTTTTAATCCTACTTATCCTAATCATATGAATGATGCCGGAGTATGGGACGAAAATGCTAATGCGAATGAAGTACAGAATCCATTGGGCCGTTTGGATATTGATGATCGTGAAACAAATGCTTATGTTAATACAAATGCTCGTATTACATGGTCAATCATTGATGGTCTGAAATTAAGTGCTTTTGGTTCATATACTTATAATGTAAAAGAAAATAAGAAATATATTCCTAATACAATTAAGGCAGGTTTAACTAATCGTGGTGAGGCTTACAGAGGTGACAATAAAGCACAATCAATGTTGGCTAACCTGATGCTGACTTATAAGAAAGATATCAATAAACATCATATCGATTTATTAGGTTTATCAGAAATTCAAAAAGTGATCAATACAGGTTTTGGTACTACTGTTAATGGATTTGCTACTGATGCTTTTAGCTATAATAATCTGAAAGCTGGTGCCGTACTTAATTGGGGTGGAACTACTTCATATTATAATGATCCTAAATTAGCATCTTTCATGGGGCGTGCTAATTATGTATACGATGATAAATATATTGCTACTATTAATGCTCGTACAGACGGTTCTTCAAAAGTTGGTAAGAATAACAAATGGGGTTTCTTCCCATCTGCATCCCTTGCATGGGTTATTAATAGGGAAGACTTTATGAAGGATATAAAAGTGATTAACAATTTGAAGTTGAGAGCTGGTTATGGGCTTACCGGTAACCAGGATGCCATTGATTCTTATACCTCAATGATGTTAGTAAGTCCCTATAAAACAACAAGTTTTAATGGTACATCTTATGTAACAACAAACATCGCTCGTAATGCGAATCCGGATTTGAAATGGGAAGTAAAGAAAACTTTTGATGTAGGTATTGACTTAGGTTTACTTGACAACCGTATTACTTTGACTGCCGATTACTACAATTCAAAGACAACCGATATGCTTTACAACTATTCTGTAAGCGTACCTCCTTTTGCATACAATACCTTGCTTGCTAATCTGGGGGCTATGAGAAATACCGGTGTTGAACTGGCATTAGGCTTTGTTCCACTCAAGAATAAAGATATGGAGTTGAATGTTAATACCAATCTTTCATTCCAGAAAAATAAGCTGTTATCATTGGAAGGTTCTTATAATTACAATGGAACAAATGAAGCTTTGACTACTGCTCAGTATATGTCTCTTTCTTCAATGAACGGTGCTGGTTTTATTGGTGGTTATAATAATGTTGTTTATCAGATGGTTGGTCAGCCTGTTGGCGTATTCTATTTACCAAAATGTAATGGTTTAGTGGATAATGGTTTTGGCGATAAATCATATAATGTAGTTGATTTGGATAAAGATGGTAAAATTAATTTAGCAGATGGCAAAGACCGCTATGTAGCCGGACAGGCTTTCCCGAAACTTCTTTTAGGAGCTAATATTAGTTTCCGTTACAAAGCTTTTGACATTGCTGTTCAGATGAATGGTGCATTTGGTCAGAAGATTTACAATGGAACTTCTCTTACTTACATGAATATGTCTCAATTCCCAACATATAATGTTATACAAGGTGCTCCTGAGAGAAATATCAAAGATCAGACTGTAACTGATTATTGGTTGGAAAGTGGTGACTATCTTCATTTTGATTATGTAACCTTAGGTTGGAATGTCCCTGTTAAAAAGTATCTAAATAATCTTAGACTAACCTTTTCTGTGAACAATTTGGCTACTATCACAAACTACTCAGGCTTGTCTCCAATGATTAATTGTAATACAGTAGGAAATGATCTTGGTATGGATGATAAACGATTCTACCCATTGTCAAGAACTTATTCATTAGGTCTTAGTGTTAACTTTTAA
- a CDS encoding SLC45 family MFS transporter, whose protein sequence is MKTKPDLSFWKLWNISFGFFGVQIAYALQSANISRIFATLGADPHNLSYFWVLPPLAGIIVQPLIGSASDKTWTRFGRRIPYLFVGSLIAVIVMCLLPNAGSFTGLFNAMIFGLFALMFLDTSINMAMQPFKMLVGDLVNEKQKGLAYSIQSFLCNAGSLVGYLFPFIFTFLGISNIAGKGMIPNSVIYSFYIGAAILILCVIYTTIKVKEMPPKEFEEFHGITAAEKKEKADFFTLLKHAPRVFWTVGLVQFFSWAAFMYMWTYTNGAIASNVWGTTNTSSAEYQEAGNWVGVLFAVQAIGSVCWAVVLPLFKSRKFAYSLSLILGGLGFISTFFIHNQYLLFASYFMIGFAWAAMLAMPFTILTNSISGKNMGAYLGLFNGTICLPQICAALIGGSLLRLVGGHQVSMLVLAGILLIAGASCVYFIKETYAELKDI, encoded by the coding sequence ATGAAAACAAAACCAGATCTAAGCTTTTGGAAATTATGGAACATCAGTTTCGGTTTCTTTGGCGTGCAAATTGCTTATGCACTTCAAAGCGCAAACATCAGTCGAATATTCGCTACATTAGGGGCCGATCCTCATAACCTCAGTTACTTTTGGGTGCTCCCTCCCCTAGCCGGAATTATTGTTCAACCGTTGATTGGCTCTGCCAGCGACAAAACCTGGACACGATTCGGACGTAGGATTCCATATCTTTTCGTGGGTTCTCTGATTGCAGTTATAGTAATGTGCCTGCTTCCTAATGCAGGAAGTTTTACCGGCTTATTTAACGCTATGATTTTTGGTCTTTTTGCTCTCATGTTTCTGGACACATCTATAAATATGGCTATGCAACCTTTTAAGATGTTGGTGGGAGATCTTGTAAACGAAAAACAAAAAGGACTTGCTTACTCTATTCAAAGCTTCCTATGTAATGCAGGAAGTCTGGTAGGTTACCTTTTCCCTTTCATCTTTACATTCTTAGGCATCAGCAACATTGCCGGGAAAGGAATGATTCCCAACTCTGTTATTTATTCTTTCTATATTGGAGCCGCAATACTAATTCTTTGTGTAATCTACACAACCATTAAAGTAAAAGAGATGCCTCCAAAAGAATTCGAAGAGTTCCACGGTATCACTGCTGCAGAAAAAAAAGAAAAAGCAGACTTCTTTACTTTATTAAAACATGCCCCTAGGGTATTCTGGACCGTGGGACTGGTCCAATTTTTCTCATGGGCTGCTTTTATGTATATGTGGACCTATACCAATGGTGCTATTGCCAGTAATGTATGGGGAACTACCAATACTTCATCTGCAGAATATCAGGAAGCAGGAAACTGGGTTGGTGTATTATTTGCAGTTCAAGCAATCGGTTCTGTATGTTGGGCGGTAGTACTACCTCTGTTTAAATCACGCAAGTTTGCCTATTCTCTAAGTTTAATATTAGGAGGATTAGGTTTCATTTCTACCTTCTTTATTCACAATCAGTATTTATTGTTTGCTTCGTACTTTATGATAGGGTTTGCCTGGGCAGCCATGTTAGCTATGCCATTTACGATTCTCACCAATTCTATTTCAGGTAAAAATATGGGGGCTTATCTGGGACTGTTCAACGGAACCATTTGTTTGCCACAAATTTGTGCCGCACTTATTGGTGGAAGTTTGCTACGTCTGGTTGGTGGGCATCAGGTATCCATGTTGGTTCTGGCTGGTATACTTCTTATTGCAGGGGCATCATGTGTATATTTCATCAAAGAAACGTATGCAGAGCTTAAAGATATCTAA
- a CDS encoding LacI family DNA-binding transcriptional regulator: protein MNYKPQITIKDIAKALNVSPSTVSRALKNNPDISEETRNTINRYAREHNYKPNELALNLRTNRSNTIGVIIPQFVHHFFSCVLDGIEEVASKSGYNIIIAQSNEEYEREVKIVHTFLAARVCGVITSLAKDTSHYEHYQELLDNNIPIVFYDRICTGINTERVVVDDYAGAFSAVEYMIQTGCKRILFYSAPLNLEISKNRRNGYLDAMKKYKIPVDNSMIKICDTREQAIAITPDILEAPPNRPDGFFAINDETASGILYACKLAGLKIPEEISICGFSDGIIAQTTDPKLTTVEQHGKEVGESAINLLIDKLENKKPDEKRAANRIVKTNLVVRGTTK, encoded by the coding sequence ATGAATTACAAACCTCAAATCACAATTAAAGATATAGCCAAGGCATTAAATGTCTCTCCTTCAACAGTATCAAGAGCACTTAAAAATAATCCCGATATTAGTGAAGAGACCAGGAATACTATTAATAGGTACGCACGCGAACATAATTATAAGCCCAATGAGCTGGCGCTGAATTTACGCACTAACCGTTCTAATACCATCGGGGTGATTATTCCGCAGTTTGTTCATCATTTTTTCTCTTGTGTGTTAGATGGGATTGAAGAGGTTGCATCCAAATCAGGGTATAACATTATTATCGCTCAATCAAATGAAGAGTATGAACGGGAAGTTAAAATTGTTCATACATTCCTTGCAGCAAGGGTTTGCGGAGTTATTACTTCATTAGCAAAAGATACTTCTCACTATGAACATTATCAGGAATTGCTCGATAATAATATCCCAATTGTATTCTATGACCGGATTTGCACCGGGATAAATACAGAGCGAGTAGTTGTTGACGATTACGCCGGAGCATTTTCAGCTGTGGAATATATGATTCAAACCGGATGTAAACGCATCTTATTTTATAGTGCACCTCTTAACCTGGAAATTTCTAAGAATCGCAGAAACGGATATTTGGATGCAATGAAAAAATATAAGATTCCGGTAGATAATAGTATGATTAAAATTTGTGATACACGAGAACAAGCTATTGCCATAACGCCGGATATCCTTGAAGCACCCCCCAATCGTCCCGACGGTTTTTTTGCAATTAATGATGAAACAGCGTCTGGTATTTTGTATGCTTGCAAACTTGCTGGACTAAAAATTCCGGAAGAAATTTCCATTTGTGGCTTTTCTGATGGAATTATCGCCCAAACAACCGATCCAAAACTCACTACGGTGGAGCAACATGGGAAAGAAGTTGGAGAAAGTGCCATAAATCTATTAATAGATAAGTTAGAGAATAAAAAACCTGATGAGAAGAGAGCTGCTAATAGAATTGTTAAGACAAATCTGGTAGTCCGGGGAACAACAAAATAA